TCTTGCCGGACTTGTCACCCTTGTTGGCGTGCCCCTTGAACGTGCGCGTGGGAGAAAACTCGCCCAGCTTGTGGCCCACCATGTTCTCGGTGATGTAGACGGGGATGAACTTCTTGCCATTGTGCACGGCCAGCGTGTGCCCGACGAATTCCGGCAGGATCGTCGAGCGGCGCGACCAGGTGCGGATCACCTTCTTCTCGTTCTTCGCGTTCAGCTGCGCGATCTTCTCGAGCAGATGGCCGTCGGTGAACGGCCCTTTTTTCAGTGAACGGCTCATCGTGCCTCTGCCTCTTTCCCGTTACTTGCCCTTCGACCGCGGCGTCACGATGAAGCGGTCGGTCCGTTTGTTGTTCCGCGTCTTGTAGCCGCGCGTCGGCTGGCCCCACGGCGTCACCGGATGGCGTCCGCCCGAGGTGCGGCCCTCGCCGCCGCCGTGCGGGTGGTCGATGGGGTTCATCGACACGCCGCGGTTGTGCGGCCGCCGGCCGAGCCAGCGCGTGCGGCCCGCCTTGCCGAGCGATTCGTTCTCGTGATCCAGGTTGCCCACCTGGCCCACGGTCGCGTAGCAGTTGGACGGCACGCGGCGCACTTCGCCGCTGGGCAGCTTCACCAGCGCGGCGCCGCCTTCCTTGGAAACCAGCTGGGCCGCCGCGCCGGCCGAGCGCACCATCTGGCCGCCCTTGCCGGGGCGCAGCTCGATGTTGTGGATCGTCGTGCCCGCCGGAATGTTCTCGAGCGGCAGCGCGTTGCCGGGGCGGATATCAGCCTCGGGACCGCTGACGACGGTCTGTCCCACTTCCAGCCCCACAGGCGCCAGGATGTAGCGCTTCTCGCCGTCCGCGTAGTGCAGCAGGGCGATGCGGGCCGAGCGGTTGGGGTCGTACTCGATGGCGGCCACGCGCGCCGGCACGCCGGTCTTGTCCCGGCGGAAATCGATGATGCGGTACAGCTTCTTGTGGCCGCCCCCGCGGAACCGGATGGTGATCTGGCCCTTGTTGTTGCGGCCGCCCGACTTGGCCTTGCCCTCGACAAGGCTCTTCTCGGGGCGGTCCTTCGTGATTTCATCGCGCGTGACGACGGTCATGAACCGCCGCGACGGCGTCACCGGCTTGAACGACTTGATCGGCATCCAGGGCCTCCCTTACAGCTCCGCGAACTCGGGCATCTTCTCGCCCGGCTTCAGGCGGACATACGCTTTCTTCCAGTCCGAGGTGTAGCCAGCGTAGCGGCCGCGCCGCCGCAGCTTGCCTTCGAACGTGGCCGTGCGGACGTCCTGCACCTTCACCTTGAACAGTTTCTCGACGGCGTTGCGGATGTCGGTCTTGGTGGCGTCCAGCTTCACCTGGAAGCACAGCGTCCGCTCGGCGTCTTTCTTGCCCACGGCCTTTTCCGTGATGATCGGGCGGAGGATCACATCATAGAGGTTCATTGCGCCAACGCCTCCGACAGCTTCTTCGCGGCTGCCTCGCTGAGCAGAACAGTCTTGTGAGCCAGCAGGTCGTAAGTGGTGACGTCCCGCGTGGCCACCAGCTTGACGCCGGGCAGGTTGCGGCTGCCAAGCTCCAGATTCCGGTTGGCTTCCGCCGTGTTGACCAGCAGCACGCTGCGCTGCGCTTCCAGCTTGCGCAGGACCTCGGCCATCGTCCGCGTCTTGTGATCAGCCAGCGTCCAGCCGCTGACGACTTTCAGCTCGCCGTCGCGGAGCTTCGCCGTCAGGGCGGAGCGCAGCGCGCCGAGCACCATCTTGCGGTTCAGCCGGTAGGAATAATCCCGGGGCACGGGTCCGTGGATCGTGCCGCCGTGGCGCCACAGCGGCGAGCGGATGGAGCCCATGCGCGCCCGCCCGGTGCCTTTCTGCCGCCACAGCTTCTTGCCGGAGCCGGCCACTTCGCCGCGCACTTTCGTCTTGGCCGTGCCGCTGCGCTGGCAGGCCAGGTAGTGGCGGACGCTCTCGTACAGCAGGTGCTCGTTGACGGGCGCGTTGAACACCGCGTCGGACAGCTCGAGCTCGCCCACCTTGTTGTTGTTCAGATCGAAGACGTCAACCTTGGCCATGGCTGTCTTACCTCTTGGCGCGGCGCACGATGACGTAGCCGCCGTTGGGTCCGGGCACGGCGCCCTTGACCATCAGGACATGATCCTCGGGATCGACGTCGATCACCTCGAGGTTGCGCACCGTCACCTGCGCGTGCCCCATGTGGCCGCCCATGCGGGTGCCGGGGAAAACGCGCGACGGGAAGCTCGACGCGCCGATCGAACCGGGGGCGCGGTGGAACATCGAGCCGTGGGTGGCGTCGCCGCCGCCGAAGCCATGCCGCCGGACCACGCCGGCGAAGCCCCGGCCCTTGCTGATGCCGGTGACGTCCACCTTCTCCTTCGGCTTGAACTGGTCCACCAGCACGCGGTCGCCGGGCTTGAGATCGGCGCCGCCCTTCAGCCGGAACTCGCGCAGGAAGCGCGCGCCGCCTTCGATGCCGGCCTTCTTCAGGTGGCCGGCCATCGGCTTGTTGGGCTTGCGGGTCTTCTCGATCAGGGCGAGCTGCACGGCGTCATATCCGTCGCGCGCGGGCGTCTTGCGCTGCACGACGACGCACGGGCCCGCCTTCAGCAGGGTCACGGGCACGACCTGGCCGTCGGGCCGGAACACCTGGGTCATCCCAATCTTCTTGCCGATGATTCCTGGGCTCATATCCCTCAATTCCTTCACTGCTCGCCTCCCCGGCTTCGGCCGCCGGGGGGTTCAATCCGGCAATCGCCGCCCGTCCGCGATGCGGCGGGCGCGCCGCTCAGTTGGCCCCCTTGTGGTAGGCCTTGATCTCCACGTCGACGCCCGCAGGCAGATCGAGCTGGCTCAGGGCGTCCACGGTGTCCTGGGTCGGATCGAGAATGTCGATCAGCCGCTTGTGAGTGCGGATCTCGAACTGCTCGCGCGACTTCTTGTCGACGTGCGGCGAGCGGTTCACCGTGTAGACGCTCCGCTGAGTGGGCAGCGGGATGGGGCCGGCGACGCGCGCGCCCGCGCGTTTGGCCGTCTCCACAATCTCCGACGTGCTCTGATCGAGCAGCCGGTGGTCGTACGCCTTGAGCCTGATTCGGATTCGCTTGGTCAGCATTGCCTTCCCATTCCTGCCGGGGCGCGGCCGCAGCCGCGCCCGGCTTTGGCTGCTACTCGATGATCTCGGTCACCGTGCCGGCGCCGACGGTGCGGCCGCCTTCGCGGATGGCGAAGCGCAGCCCCTTGTCCATCGCCACCGGCGTGATCAGTTCCACCTCGAGCGACACGTTGTCGCCCGGCATCACCATCTGCACGCCTTCCGGCAGCTTCACCACGCCCGTCACGTCCGTCGTCCGGAAGTAAAACTGCGGCCGGTAGCCCGTGAAGAACGGCGTGTGCCGCCCGCCCTCTTCCTTCGACAAAACGTACACCTCGCCCTTGAACTTCGTGTGCGGCGTGATCGAGCCCGGCTTGGCCAGCACCTGCCCGCGCTCCACTTCGTCCTTCTCCACCCCGCGCAGCAGCAGCCCGACGTTGTCCCCAGCCATGCCCTCGTCGAGCAGCTTCTTGAACATCTCCACCCCCGTCACCACCGTCTTCCGCGTCTCCCGGAAGCCGACGATCTCCACTTCCTCGCCCACCTTGATCTTGCCCTTCTCGATCCGGCCCGTCACCACCGTGCCGCGCCCCTGGATCGAGAAAATGTCCTCGATCGGCATCAGAAACGGCTTGTCCACGTCCCGCTGCGGCAGCGGGATGTAGTTGTCCACCGCCTCCATCAGCGCGTCAATCTGCTTCTCCGCCTCCGGATCCCCGTTCAGCGCATTCAGCGCGCTCACCCGCACGATCGGCACCTCGTCGCCAGGGAAACCGTAGCTCTTCAGCAGATCCCGCAGCTCCAGCTCCACCAGCTCCAGCAGCTCCGGATCGTCCATCATGTCCACCTTGTTCAGCGCCACCACAATGTAGGGCACCCCCACCTGCCGCGCCAGCAGCACGTGCTCCCGCGTCTGCGGCATCGGCCCGTCCGGCGCCGCCACCACCAGAATCGCCCCGTCCATCTGCGCCGCGCCCGTGATCATGTTCTTGATGTAGTCGGCGTGACCCGGGCAGTCGACGTGCGCATAGTGCCGGTTCGCCGTCTCGTATTCCACGTGCGCCACCGCAATCGTGATGCCCCGCGCCTTCTCCTCCGGCGCGTTGTCGATCGAATCAAAGCTCCGGAACTGCACCTTCGGATTGTGCTTCGACAGCACCTTCGTGATCGCCGCCGTCAGCGTCGTCTTGCCGTGATCGATGTGCCCGATCGTCCCAATGTTGACGTGCGGCTTGCTGCGGTCAAATTTCTCTTTCGCCATGAGCTGTTTCTTCTCCTGTCCGAATCAGTCGAACGCGGCTCGGAAGCCTCCTGTCCTTACCGGGAAACCTTGCCCTGCATCCGGCTGATCACTTCTTCAGTGACCGACGCCGGCGCCTCCTCGTACCGGCCGAAGTGCATCGTGAAGCTGCCGCGGCCCTGCGTGCGCGACCGCAATTCGGTCGCGTAGCCGAACATCTCCGACAGCGGCACCATCGCCCGGATGATCTGCGTGCCGCCCTTCATCTCCACGCCCTCGAGACGGCCGCGGCGGCTGATCAGGTCGCCGTTGACGGCGCCCATGTACTCGTCGGGCACCACCACTTCGACCTTCATCACCGGCTCGAGCAGCACCGGCTTGGCCTTCTGCGCGGCGTCCTTCAGGGCCATCGAGCCGGCGATCTTGAACGCCATTTCCGAGGAGTCCACCTCGTGATAGCTGCCGTCGTAGAGGGTGACCTTGAGGCCCGTCATCGGATAGCCGGCCAGAACGCCGCCTTCCATGGCCTCGACGATGCCCTTCTCCGCGGCGGGAATGTATTCCTTCGGAACCACGCCGCCCACGATCGCGTTGACGAACTCGTATTCCTTGTCCGCGATCGGCTCGACGCGGATCTTCACGTGGCCGTACTGGCCGCGGCCGCCCGTCTGCCGCACGAAGCGGCCTTCGCCCTCGGCGGCGCGGTTGATCGTTTCGCGATACGCCACCTGCGGCTTGCCGACATTGGCGCCGACGCCGAACTCGCGCTGCAGGCGGTCGACGATGATCTCCAGGTGCAGCTCGCCCATGCCGGAAAGGATCGTCTGGCCCGTTTCCGGATCGGTGTTGACCCGCAGCGTCGGGTCCTCGGCCACCAGCTTGGCGATGGCCATGCCGAGCTTTTCCTGGTCGGCCTTCGTCTTCGGTTCGATGGCGAGCTGGATGACGGGCGCCGCGAAGTCGATCGCCTCAAGCAGGATCGGGTGCGCTTCGTCGCAGATCGTGTCGCTGGTGGTGACCGTCTTCAGCCCGACGCAGGCGGCGATGTCGCCGGCGCGGATCTCCTGGATCTCCTCGCGCTTGTTGGCGTGCATCCGCAGCAGGCGGCCGATGCGCTCTTTCTTGTTCTTGGAGACGTTGAGCACCGTGTCGCCGTTCTTCAGCACGCCCGAGTAGACGCGGATGAAGGCCAGCTGGCCGACGTAGGGGTCGGTCATGATCTTGAACACGAGAGCCGAGAACGGCTCGTCATCGCTCGCCTTGCGCTCCAGCTCGCGGGAGGGATCGGCCGGATCGGTGCCGCGCACGGCGGCGATGTCGACCGGCGACGGCAGCAGGTCCACGACGGCGTCGAGCAGGTTCTGCACGCCCTTGTTCTTGAACGCCGACCCGCAGACGACGGGGAAGATTTTCAGGTCGCAGGTGCCCTTGCGGAGACCCTGCAGAATCTCTTCTTCGGTCAGCTCCTCGCCGTTGAGATACTTCTCCATCAGATGGTCGTCGCATTCCGCAGCGGCTTCCACCATCTTTTCGCGGTACTCTTTGGCCTTGTCGAGCAGCGCGGCGGGGATGTCGACGTCGTCATAAGCGGCGCCGAGCGTTTCGTCGCGCCAGATACGGGCCTTCATCTTCACCAGATCGACGACGCCCTTGAACTGATCCTCTGCGCCCACGGGGATCTGGATCGGCACCGGGCGAGCCTGCAGCTTCTCGACGATCGTGTCGACGGCGTGGAAGAAGTCCGCGCCTACGCGGTCCATCTTGTTGATGAAGCAGATGCGCGGAACCGAGTATTTGTCGGCCTGGCGCCAGACGGTTTCCGACTGCGGCTGCACGCCGGCGACCGCGTCGAACACGGCCACCGCGCCGTCCAGCACGCGCAGCGAGCGCTCGACTTCCGCGGTGAAATCAACGTGGCCCGGCGTGTCGATGATGTTGATCTGGCAGTCGCGCCACTGGCAGAAGGTCGCAGCCGAGGTGATGGTGATGCCGCGTTCCTGCTCCTGCACCATCCAGTCCATCGTCGCCGTGCCTTCATGCACCTCGCCGATCTTGTAGGTCCGGCCGGTGTAGTAGAGGATGCGCTCGGTGGTCGTGGTCTTGCCGGCATCGATGTGGGCCATGATGCCGATGTTTCTCATCTTCTCGATTGCGATGGTGCGGGGCATATCAGTCGTCGCAGGCGCGGCGGCTCAGCTCGGTTTCTCCTTTTACCAGCGGTAGTGAGCGAAAGCCTTGTTGGCTTCCGCCATGCGGTGCACGTCGTCCTTCTTCTTGATGGCGGCGCCGCGGAGGTTGGCGGCGTCCATCAGTTCGTTGGCCAGCTTCTCGGCCATGCTCTTCTCGGCGCGGGCGCGGGCGCCGTTCAGAATCCAGCGGATGGCGAGCGAAGTGCGCCGATTGGCGGGCACCTCGACCGGCACCTGGTAGTTGGCGCCGCCCACGCGGCGGGTCTTAACCTCCACGAGCGGCTTGCAGTTTTCGACAGCCTTCTTGAACAGCTTCAGCGGATCGTCGCCGGTGCGCTCGCGGATGGTGTCCATCGCGGTGTAGAAGATGCGCTGGGAGACGGTCTTCTTGCCGTCCCACATCATGGAGTTGATGAACTTCTCCGCCAGCGTCGAGTTGTAGACGCTGTCCGGCGGGATCTGGCGGACTTCCGCGCGTCGTCTGCGGGCCATTCTCTCAGACTCCTTCCACTACTTCTTCGCGGGCGCGCCGGCCTTCGGCCGCTTGGCGCCGTACTTGGAACGCCCCTGCATGCGGCCGCTGACGCCGGCGGCGTCCAGCGCTCCACGGATGACGTGGTAGCGCACGCCGGGCAGGTCCTTCACACGGCCGCCGCGGATCAGAACAATCGAGTGCTCCTGCAGGTTGTGGCCGACGCCCGGGATGTAGGTCGTGACCTCGATCCCGTTGGTCAGCCGCACGCGCGCCACCTTGCGGAGCGCCGAGTTCGGCTTCTTGGGCGTGGTGGTGTAAACGCGGGTGCACACGCCGCGCTTCTGCGGGCAGGCCTGCAGGGCAGGGCTGGCCGTCTTGTAGCGCGGCGGCTTCCTTCCCTTGCGAACGAGCTGGTTGAATGTCGGCACGTACGTTCCTCGGAAAACTGTTTCAACCCGAACCTGCCGCCGGCCGCGCGTCTCCGTCGGGCGGCCACAGCCTGGCGCCTTCCGGCGCGCCGCTCCGGCAGCATTCCATCAAAACCGTGTGTTTGGCTCAGAGCGCGGCAGGTCTCAGCCTGGCCAGCGCTGCATCAGCAAAAGAGGGCCTTCTTCGGACACGCCCATGCTCCGCTCAGCGTGAATCTGAGGGAACCTCGGGGCGGGCCCCTGGTCGGCTTTCCTTCAGGCCGGCGTTCCGGCCTTGGAAAGGGTCACCAGGAGCGGAACAGAGCACTCCTCAAACTCTTTCAAGATAGCGAAGCCGCGGGAAACTTGTCAACTTCCCCTGGAAGAAGCCCTTTCCCAGGGCCACTGCGTCCGCCAGACAGCCGGCGGGGCTGCCCCGGCCTCCCGTCCAGACCAATCGGAAGGCCTGTGCGGACGGGCTCTCCAAACCTGGGACGCAGCAGAAATCGCCCTCCGCACGCGCCGCTGGCAACCTCTGTTCAGGAGCGGCCGGGATTCCCGGGCCTGCCGGAGGGCGATTGTTCCTGCCGTTCCGGATCGGCCGCCCGGTTACGGCATCAGCCGGGACTCCGCTGCTCTCCGGGAACCTGGCCCCCGGCCTCTGGCCCGCGTTCGGCGTAGCGGATGCGGCCGCCCCGCTACTCGGCCACGGCGGCTTTCACAATTCCGTCCAGCAGGGGGAAATTCGCCTCCAGATAGCGGTTGCCGTAGATGCGGATCTGGCCCTGGTGAGGCTGTTCGCCATAGCCCGGGTAGATGGAATCCACCACTTCCATGCCTTCGACAACCTCTCCGAACGGAGCGAAGCCCTGCCGGTCCAGAAACGTGTTGTCACCCAGATTGATGAAAAGTTGCGTGGTCCGCGTGTTCGGCCCAGCGGTGGCGAACGTGAGGCGGCCGCGGCGGTTGGACTCCTTCACGGGATCGTCGGCGATGGGCTTCGAGCCGAGCCGGGCCGTCATTTCCGGGTCGGCGGCCAGGCCGAACTGGACGACGAAATTCGGCACCACCCGGAAGAACTTGGCCCCGTCGTAAAAGCCTGCTTCGACGAGCGAGCGGAACTGCGCGGCGCCGAGAGGCGCCCAGTCGGGATGCACCTCGACGACAAAATCGCCCTTGCTTGTTTCAAACTTGACGCGGAACGGTTGTGACATGGATGCCTTCATTGTCGCATGGCTGCGGGTACAAGCCCGGGACCGGGCGATCTTTTATTCTGAAATGTTGTGCCTCCCTGGATTCCGAAATCCATTCAGTGTCTCCGTGAGTATTCGTGGAAGCTGTTCGCCGCCGATGCAGTGGCGGGCGTGACGGTGGGGCTGGTCGCCTTGCCGCTGGGCATGGCGTTCGCCATCGCCTCGGGCCTGAAGCCGGAGGCGGGCATCTATTGCGCCATCGTCACCGGCTTTGTCATCGCTCTGCTGGGCGGTTCCAGGACTCAGGTCAGCGGCCCGACGGGCGCATTTGTGGTGGTCGTTGCGGGCATTGTCAGCCAGTACGGCGTCAACGGCCTGTATATGTGCACGATGATGGCCGGGGTGCTGCTGGTCATCATGGGCCTCACCGGACTGGGCTCGGCGGTCAAGTTCATCCCGCGGCCGATTGTGATCGGCTTTACGAACGGAATCGCGGTCCTGATCGCCAGCACGCAGATCCGCGACTTTTTCGGCCTGAGGATCCGCGAGGTGCCAGGGGAGTTTCTGGAGCGCATGGAAGCCCTGGCGGCGCACGCCTCCACCTTCTCGCCGCTGGAGACGGCCGTCGGCGCGGCTTCTCTGGTGGTGATCGTCCTGTTCACGAAATTCCTTCCACGCGTGCCCGGCACGATCGTGGCCCTGGTCGGCTCCACGTGCGCAGTAGCGTTGCTCGAGCTCGATGTGCAGACCGTTGGAACCCGTTTCGGCGGCATTCCGGCCGGACTTCCGCACATTCACGTGCCCGAATTCCAGCCTCGCATGGTGCTGAAACTGTTGAGCCCCGCCCTCACGGTGGCCGTTCTCGGCGCGATTGAAAGCCTGCTGAGCGCCGTGGTGGCCGACCGCATGACGCGCGACCGTCACAACCCGAACACGGAGCTGTTCGCCCAGGGAGTGGGCAACATTCTCTCGCCCGTCTTCGGCGGTCTGCCCGCCACCGGGGCGATTGCGCGGACGGCGACCAACATCCGCAGCGGCGCCCGGACGCCGGTGGCGGCGATGATTCACTCCCTGACTTTGCTGGCGGTTCTGCTCGTGGCGGCGCCGCTGGCGAAGAACATCCCGCTGGCGGCGCTCGCGGCCATCCTCTTCGTGGTCGCCTACAACATGGGCGAGTGGCGGGAGATCCCGGACATTCTCAGGCTGGGCAAGCGGGACGCTTCCGTATGGGCGCTGACGTTCCTGCTGACGGTCTTCGCCGACCTGACCGTGGCGGTCGAATTCGGCATGATCCTGGCGGCGCTGGTCTTTATCAGCCGGGTCGCCCTGACGACCACGGTGAGCCGCGTGACGGACGAGTATCTGGCCGAGGGCTGGCGGCACATCCTCCAGGACAAGCACATCCCGCCGTACGTGGCGGTTTTCCGCATCCATGGACCGTTTCTTTTCGGGAGCACGGACAAACTGGATGTGATTGAAGAGCAGCTCGACACTCTTCCACCCATCGTGATCCTGCGCCTGCGCAACATGACGGCCATTGATGCGACCGGGCTTCACGCCCTGGAGATGCTGGCCGACCGCCTGCATGCATCCGGACGGACGCTGATTCTGTGCGGGGCGCCCTGGCAGCCATCGCGGCTGCTGGAGCGGGCAGAATTCCAGCGCCATGTGGGCGAGGCCAACATCTGCGGGAGCATCGAGGAGGCCCTGGCGCGCGCCGCTACATTGTACGAGGAGATGCGTGCGGCGAAGCCGGCGGAATCCTGACGGGCGCGGGGCAGCACAGCTGATGGCAGGGCTCGGCCCAGGCGAAGTCCCGGCGGCGCTCTTCCACCAGCTCCACGATCATGCGGATGAAACGCGGATGCGTGCCCGCCGTGCCCGCCCGGAACATTTTCAGGCCGATCTGTGCGGCGTGCTGCTGCGCCTCGCAGTCGAGGTCGTACAGGACCTCCATGTGATCGCTGATGAAGCCGATCGGCGCGACAACCACGGCTTCCGCCCCGGCGGCCCGCGTTTCGTCCAAAGCTTCAAGAATGTCGGGTCCCAGCCAGGGCTGATGCGGCGGTCCGCTCCGGCTCTGGTACACGAGCCTGTACTGGCTGACGCCTGCCGCCTCCGCCACAAGCCGCGCCGTCTCTTCCAGCTGCTCCACGTAACGCGACGTGCGGGCCATCTCGAGCGGAATCGAGTGGGCCGTGAACAGCACGGGCGCGGGTCCGGCGAGCGCCAACTGTTCACGGAGCCGATCGGCGTTGACCTCGATAAAGCCGGGATGGTTGTGAAAGTGCCGGATCTTGTCGCACTGCGGCGCCAGCGGACCGGCGGCGGCGCGGGCGCGTTCGATGTCCTCGAGATATTGGCGGCAGGCGGAATAGGAACTGTAAGCGGAGGTGACGAACACCAGCGCGCGTTCGACGCCGTCCTCCATCATCCGCCGCATCGTGTCCTCGATGAACGGATGCCAGTTGCGGTTGCCCCAGTAGATAGGCAGGTCCAGATGCGGCCGCAGCGCGCTGATCAGGGCGCGGCACTGGTCGTTAATCGGGCTGCGCCCGCCGAAGTGGTAGTAGTGTCCGGCGACTTCCTCCAGCCGCGCCCGCGGGATGTTGCGCCCGCGCGTCACGCGCTCGAGAAACGGCATCACGTCCTCGGGCTTCTCGGGCCCGCCGAAACTGAGCAGCAGAAAGGCGTCGTATTGCGGCATTGGCTACTGACTAGGATGCACGCGGGCGGCGGCGCGGCGCACGCCTATGAGAGAATTCAGGGAAAACGATGCAGAGAAGGGAACTCTTCAGAGGGGCGCCGTTGTTGCTGATGGTGCGGCATGCGCGGGCTTCCAGCCTGGCCGGATACGAACAGACGGCGCGGCGGATCATCGATGCAGCGCTGGCCGACAACGGCGGCTGGGCCAAGCTCGAATACTTCTGCGACCGGATCGGCCACCGGCTGTCCGGATCGAAGGCGCTGGAGCGGGCGATCGAATGGGCCGCGGGCGAGATGCGCCGGGAAGGGCTCGAAAACGTTGCAACGCCCGCCGTGCAGGTGCCCGTGTGGGTGCGCGGCGAGGAGAGCGCGTGGATGGTGGAGCCGCGCGAGGCGCGGCTGGCCATGCTCGGCCTCGGCGGCAGCGTGGGCACGCCCGCCGAGGGCATCACAGCCGAGGCTGTGTGCGTCGAGAATTTCGAGGAACTCGAGAAGCTGGGCGCGGAGAAGGTGCGCGGCAGGGTGGTCGTGTACAACCAGCCCTGGCGCGGGTATCGCGATACCGTGGTTTACCGCAGCCAGGGGGCGTCGCGCGCGGCGCGGCTGGGCGCGCGCGCCGTGCTGCTGCGCAGCGTGACGCCCGCGGGCCTGCGCACGCCTCACACGGGCGCGCTGAACTATTCTGCCGACGCCCCGAAGATTCCCGCCGCGGCCATCAGCATCGAGGACGCGCTGATGATTGACCGGCTCTGCCGGCAGGGGCTCCGCGTCGTCGTCAAGCTTCAGATGGAAGCCAGAACGCTGGAAGACGCCGCCTCGGCGAACGTCATCGGCGAAATCGCAGGCCGCGAAAAGCCCGAAGAGATTGTCGTCATGGGCGGCCACATCGACTCCTGGGATGTGGGCCAGGGCGCCCACGACGACGCCAGCGGCTGCGCCGCGACGTGGCAGGCAGTGCAGATTGTGAAGTCGCTTGGCCTGCGCCCGCGCCGCACGCTGCGCGTCTGCCTCTGGACGAACGAGGAGAATGGATTGCGCGGCGGGCGCGCTTATCGCGAGTGGGCGGGCGATTCCGTGCGGCGGCACGTGGCAGCCATCGAGATGGACGGCGGGGCTGAGAAACTGCGCGGCTTCGGGCTGACCATTCAGGGGGCGTCGGGCGCTGTGCAGGAGCAGGCCATCGAACGCATGCAGCAGATCGCCGCGCTGATGCGGCCGCTGGGCGCCGTAGAGATGGTGCGCGGCGGCGGCGGCGCCGACATCGGGCCGCTCATGCGCGAAGGCGTCCCGGGCATCGGCCATCTCACCACGGGACGGCGCTACTTCGAGTGGCACCACACAGAGGCCGACACGCTCGACAAGATCGACCGCCGCGAATTCCAGGAGCACGTGGCCGCCCTCGCCGTGCTCGGCTACGTGCTGGCTGACATGGAAGAGCGGCTGGCGGAAGAGGTTCATCCGACGGGAGGCATGAAATGAAACAGATTCTGGCCGTTCTGTTCCTGTGCGCCGCGGCCGCCTGGGGCGCGGACGAGGCGAAGGCTGTCGAGGAGGCGGAGCGCGGCTGGGCGAGAGGCGTGACCACCAACGATTTCGCTCTGCTCGAAAAGGTTCTCGCGCCGGACCTTGTCTACACGCACTCCAACGGGCTGGTCGACTCGCGCGACAGCTACATCGAAAGCCTGCGCAGCGGCAAGAGCCGGTATCTCAAGGTCGAGTACAGCGAGATCAAAGTCCGGCTCCTGACGCCCGACATCGCCACGGCCAACTGCCGCGCGCTGATTGTCAGCATGCAGCAGGGCAAGGAAACGCCCATGAACCTGGCGCTGCTGCACGTCTTCAAGAAGAACGGCGGGCAGTGGCAGATGGTGGCGCACCAGAGCGCGCGTCTGCCGCAGCAGTAGTTCAGCGCAGGCGCAGTTGGCGCACGGCGATGTTGCGGAACTGGATGTAGAGCTCGTCCCGCGTGTGCAGTTGCAGCGCGATGTGGCCCCGCAGCCCCACGCG
This DNA window, taken from Bryobacteraceae bacterium, encodes the following:
- the rpsS gene encoding 30S ribosomal protein S19 — its product is MSRSLKKGPFTDGHLLEKIAQLNAKNEKKVIRTWSRRSTILPEFVGHTLAVHNGKKFIPVYITENMVGHKLGEFSPTRTFKGHANKGDKSGKS
- the rplB gene encoding 50S ribosomal protein L2; protein product: MPIKSFKPVTPSRRFMTVVTRDEITKDRPEKSLVEGKAKSGGRNNKGQITIRFRGGGHKKLYRIIDFRRDKTGVPARVAAIEYDPNRSARIALLHYADGEKRYILAPVGLEVGQTVVSGPEADIRPGNALPLENIPAGTTIHNIELRPGKGGQMVRSAGAAAQLVSKEGGAALVKLPSGEVRRVPSNCYATVGQVGNLDHENESLGKAGRTRWLGRRPHNRGVSMNPIDHPHGGGEGRTSGGRHPVTPWGQPTRGYKTRNNKRTDRFIVTPRSKGK
- the rplW gene encoding 50S ribosomal protein L23, with translation MNLYDVILRPIITEKAVGKKDAERTLCFQVKLDATKTDIRNAVEKLFKVKVQDVRTATFEGKLRRRGRYAGYTSDWKKAYVRLKPGEKMPEFAEL
- the rplD gene encoding 50S ribosomal protein L4, with product MAKVDVFDLNNNKVGELELSDAVFNAPVNEHLLYESVRHYLACQRSGTAKTKVRGEVAGSGKKLWRQKGTGRARMGSIRSPLWRHGGTIHGPVPRDYSYRLNRKMVLGALRSALTAKLRDGELKVVSGWTLADHKTRTMAEVLRKLEAQRSVLLVNTAEANRNLELGSRNLPGVKLVATRDVTTYDLLAHKTVLLSEAAAKKLSEALAQ
- the rplC gene encoding 50S ribosomal protein L3; the encoded protein is MKELRDMSPGIIGKKIGMTQVFRPDGQVVPVTLLKAGPCVVVQRKTPARDGYDAVQLALIEKTRKPNKPMAGHLKKAGIEGGARFLREFRLKGGADLKPGDRVLVDQFKPKEKVDVTGISKGRGFAGVVRRHGFGGGDATHGSMFHRAPGSIGASSFPSRVFPGTRMGGHMGHAQVTVRNLEVIDVDPEDHVLMVKGAVPGPNGGYVIVRRAKR
- a CDS encoding 30S ribosomal protein S10; the protein is MLTKRIRIRLKAYDHRLLDQSTSEIVETAKRAGARVAGPIPLPTQRSVYTVNRSPHVDKKSREQFEIRTHKRLIDILDPTQDTVDALSQLDLPAGVDVEIKAYHKGAN
- the tuf1 gene encoding elongation factor Tu, coding for MAKEKFDRSKPHVNIGTIGHIDHGKTTLTAAITKVLSKHNPKVQFRSFDSIDNAPEEKARGITIAVAHVEYETANRHYAHVDCPGHADYIKNMITGAAQMDGAILVVAAPDGPMPQTREHVLLARQVGVPYIVVALNKVDMMDDPELLELVELELRDLLKSYGFPGDEVPIVRVSALNALNGDPEAEKQIDALMEAVDNYIPLPQRDVDKPFLMPIEDIFSIQGRGTVVTGRIEKGKIKVGEEVEIVGFRETRKTVVTGVEMFKKLLDEGMAGDNVGLLLRGVEKDEVERGQVLAKPGSITPHTKFKGEVYVLSKEEGGRHTPFFTGYRPQFYFRTTDVTGVVKLPEGVQMVMPGDNVSLEVELITPVAMDKGLRFAIREGGRTVGAGTVTEIIE
- the fusA2 gene encoding elongation factor G 2, with product MPRTIAIEKMRNIGIMAHIDAGKTTTTERILYYTGRTYKIGEVHEGTATMDWMVQEQERGITITSAATFCQWRDCQINIIDTPGHVDFTAEVERSLRVLDGAVAVFDAVAGVQPQSETVWRQADKYSVPRICFINKMDRVGADFFHAVDTIVEKLQARPVPIQIPVGAEDQFKGVVDLVKMKARIWRDETLGAAYDDVDIPAALLDKAKEYREKMVEAAAECDDHLMEKYLNGEELTEEEILQGLRKGTCDLKIFPVVCGSAFKNKGVQNLLDAVVDLLPSPVDIAAVRGTDPADPSRELERKASDDEPFSALVFKIMTDPYVGQLAFIRVYSGVLKNGDTVLNVSKNKKERIGRLLRMHANKREEIQEIRAGDIAACVGLKTVTTSDTICDEAHPILLEAIDFAAPVIQLAIEPKTKADQEKLGMAIAKLVAEDPTLRVNTDPETGQTILSGMGELHLEIIVDRLQREFGVGANVGKPQVAYRETINRAAEGEGRFVRQTGGRGQYGHVKIRVEPIADKEYEFVNAIVGGVVPKEYIPAAEKGIVEAMEGGVLAGYPMTGLKVTLYDGSYHEVDSSEMAFKIAGSMALKDAAQKAKPVLLEPVMKVEVVVPDEYMGAVNGDLISRRGRLEGVEMKGGTQIIRAMVPLSEMFGYATELRSRTQGRGSFTMHFGRYEEAPASVTEEVISRMQGKVSR
- the rpsG gene encoding 30S ribosomal protein S7, which translates into the protein MARRRRAEVRQIPPDSVYNSTLAEKFINSMMWDGKKTVSQRIFYTAMDTIRERTGDDPLKLFKKAVENCKPLVEVKTRRVGGANYQVPVEVPANRRTSLAIRWILNGARARAEKSMAEKLANELMDAANLRGAAIKKKDDVHRMAEANKAFAHYRW